Proteins encoded by one window of Musa acuminata AAA Group cultivar baxijiao chromosome BXJ2-9, Cavendish_Baxijiao_AAA, whole genome shotgun sequence:
- the LOC135581621 gene encoding uncharacterized protein LOC135581621 isoform X6 has product MEPDLVMEVPDTPDRLAQLANKSSGSSFQNENINVEVDPLSPSQGIKHLLQRRNSKHLNLKDTGERYDSTRSTTLADKILSTPGKSMSETVNRKPLLGTSFEVGKSVVSMDNKERVKRTDLNHDTLTLLNGAICEDAKRRRGKGLLSENSGVLRSYGSSALLGMGSSLPSMSVGHGRSQIGMVISDKDNLSLQNACADMKFRDKGKGVDSCSGVHSESHQDLASVIQTVVPQRPRGLRRLVRNGCISPYNIARVSNESEVNCQNGKTSGGQKCSSFSRISDQDKLQGIDILDDLQPKVSQRKLVRNVCISHNSSGSLKQPIEDELMEIEFGRVPKPNRTSNQIHNVNPDSRGRSDDVKKGKGKAKTDIYTMTNGQHGQANFPLSRLDSGKDVAIYGDSNTDVLGFEDQGWKTEGWREKESTVSSFKTANICESEASGHQSDQSNVVAIGTGNHFKILLDNSESFALLETNLITERPSESDLESRRKKQTDRKRKYGSSSNFNGESSSSVLDWRFSKSRSTKTHNPHERGIILGSVIEVDELHSPEARSSNLQEQSHSIFDSCNAMTRRVESDELFAQQLQEQLYNESPGIRNREEIDASIAWSLQQEENARPMSLPSWQTQRNRHHAGSVCTWSNWKLIDRGLELECLFHVPKLVPTKMAVHDWKSRS; this is encoded by the exons ATGGAACCTGATCTGGTCATGGAAGTACCTGACACTCCTGACAGACTGGCACAGTTGGCTAACAAGTCATCTGGCAGTTCATTCCAGAATGAGAATATCAATGTAGAAGTTGATCCATTGTCACCAAGCCAAGGTATCAAGCATCTTTTACAAAGGAGGAATTCTAAACATCTGAATCTGAAGGATACTGGTGAAAGATATGATAGTACTAGAAGTACAACTCTTGCTGATAAGATCCTATCTACCCCGGGCAAATCAATGTCTGAAACAGTGAACAGGAAACCTTTGCTCGGCACTTCATTTGAAGTTGGTAAAAGTGTGGTTTCCATGGACAACAAGGAGAGGGTGAAAAGAACTGACTTGAATCATGACACACTTACCTTACTAAATGGTGCAATATGTGAGGATGCTAAGAGGAGGAGAGGGAAAGGATTGCTAAGTGAAAACAGTGGGGTACTTAGAAGCTATGGAAGCAGTGCATTACTTGGTATGGGATCATCACTTCCTTCTATGTCAGTTGGGCATGGCCGGAGTCAGATTGGAATGGTTATATCTGATAAAGACAATTTAAGTTTGCAGAATGCTTGtgctgatatgaaattcagagacaAGGGAAAAGGAGTTGATTCATGTAGTGGGGTACATTCCGAATCTCATCAGGATCTAGCAAGTGTAATACAAACTGTTGTTCCTCAGAGACCTAGGGGGCTGAGAAGGTTAGTTCGGAATGGCTGTATCTCTCCTTATAACATAGCAAGGGTCAGTAATGAATCTGAGGTTAACTGTCAGAATGGAAAGACATCTGGTGGACAGAAATGTTCTTCGTTTTCTAGAATTAGTGATCAAGATAAATTACAGGGAATAGATATATTGGATGATTTGCAACCCAAAGTAAGCCAGAGAAAGCTGGTGAGAAATGTTTGCATCTCCCATAACAGTTCAGGGAGTTTAAAACAGCCAATAGAGGATGAACTGATGGAGATAGAGTTCGGAAGAGTGCCAAAGCCTAATAGGACATCAAATCAAATACACAATGTCAATCCTGATTCTAGAGGCAGAAGTGATGATGTCaagaaagggaaagggaaagcaAAAACTGATATTTATACAATGACAAATGGGCAACATGGTCAAGCTAATTTTCCATTGAGCAG GCTGGATTCTGGGAAAGATGTAGCTATTTATGGAGATAGCAACACTGATGTTTTGGGCTTTGAAGATCAAGGATGGAAGACAGAAGGTTGGAGAGAAAAGGAATCTACAGTGTCATCATTTAAGACTGCTAACATATGTGAGAGCGAAGCCTCTGGTCACCAATCTGATCAGAGTAATGTAGTTGCAATAGGAACTggtaatcattttaaaattttacttGATAATTCTGAATCATTTGCATTGCTTGAAACAAATTTAATCACAGAAAGACCTTCTGAGTCAGACCTGGAAAGCAGAAGAAAAAAGCAAACAGATAGGAAGCGGAAATATGGTTCATCTAGTAATTTTAATGGTGAAAGCTCTAGTTCAGTTCTTGATTGGCGATTCTCAAAATCGAGATCGACTAAAACTCATAATCCTCATGAACGTGGTATTATTTTGGGATCAGTTATAGAAGTTGATGAGCTGCATTCACCGGAAGCAAGATCTAGTAATCTTCAAGAACAAAGTCATAGTATTTTTGATAGTTGCAATGCAATGACTAGGCGGGTTGAGTCAGATGAGTTATTCGCTCAGCAACTTCAAGAGCAGCTTTATAATGAATCACCAGGAATCAGAAACAGGGAGGAG ATTGATGCATCAATAGCATGGTCCTTGCAGCAAGAGGAGAATGCTCGGCCTATGTCTTTACCTTCATGGCAAACTCAACGTAATCGT CATCATGCAGGATCTGTGTGTACGTGGAGCAACTGGAAGTTAATCGACAGAGGCCTTGAACTGGAGTGCCTGTTCCATGTGCCCAAATTAGTTCCAACAAAAATGGCAGTTCATGActggaaatcacgttcttga
- the LOC135581621 gene encoding uncharacterized protein LOC135581621 isoform X5, with protein sequence MEPDLVMEVPDTPDRLAQLANKSSGSSFQNENINVEVDPLSPSQGIKHLLQRRNSKHLNLKDTGERYDSTRSTTLADKILSTPGKSMSETVNRKPLLGTSFEVGKSVVSMDNKERVKRTDLNHDTLTLLNGAICEDAKRRRGKGLLSENSGVLRSYGSSALLGMGSSLPSMSVGHGRSQIGMVISDKDNLSLQNACADMKFRDKGKGVDSCSGVHSESHQDLASVIQTVVPQRPRGLRRLVRNGCISPYNIARVSNESEVNCQNGKTSGGQKCSSFSRISDQDKLQGIDILDDLQPKVSQRKLVRNVCISHNSSGSLKQPIEDELMEIEFGRVPKPNRTSNQIHNVNPDSRGRSDDVKKGKGKAKTDIYTMTNGQHGQANFPLSRLDSGKDVAIYGDSNTDVLGFEDQGWKTEGWREKESTVSSFKTANICESEASGHQSDQSNVVAIGTGNHFKILLDNSESFALLETNLITERPSESDLESRRKKQTDRKRKYGSSSNFNGESSSSVLDWRFSKSRSTKTHNPHERGIILGSVIEVDELHSPEARSSNLQEQSHSIFDSCNAMTRRVESDELFAQQLQEQLYNESPGIRNREEIDASIAWSLQQEENARPMSLPSWQTQRNRRDRLITRLHSQQLPGNYLPQSVNTAQYGLSMRSAPWMRYVDFPEMDVNMGLKSQTSAESFGVDWFFLNWLSFEV encoded by the exons ATGGAACCTGATCTGGTCATGGAAGTACCTGACACTCCTGACAGACTGGCACAGTTGGCTAACAAGTCATCTGGCAGTTCATTCCAGAATGAGAATATCAATGTAGAAGTTGATCCATTGTCACCAAGCCAAGGTATCAAGCATCTTTTACAAAGGAGGAATTCTAAACATCTGAATCTGAAGGATACTGGTGAAAGATATGATAGTACTAGAAGTACAACTCTTGCTGATAAGATCCTATCTACCCCGGGCAAATCAATGTCTGAAACAGTGAACAGGAAACCTTTGCTCGGCACTTCATTTGAAGTTGGTAAAAGTGTGGTTTCCATGGACAACAAGGAGAGGGTGAAAAGAACTGACTTGAATCATGACACACTTACCTTACTAAATGGTGCAATATGTGAGGATGCTAAGAGGAGGAGAGGGAAAGGATTGCTAAGTGAAAACAGTGGGGTACTTAGAAGCTATGGAAGCAGTGCATTACTTGGTATGGGATCATCACTTCCTTCTATGTCAGTTGGGCATGGCCGGAGTCAGATTGGAATGGTTATATCTGATAAAGACAATTTAAGTTTGCAGAATGCTTGtgctgatatgaaattcagagacaAGGGAAAAGGAGTTGATTCATGTAGTGGGGTACATTCCGAATCTCATCAGGATCTAGCAAGTGTAATACAAACTGTTGTTCCTCAGAGACCTAGGGGGCTGAGAAGGTTAGTTCGGAATGGCTGTATCTCTCCTTATAACATAGCAAGGGTCAGTAATGAATCTGAGGTTAACTGTCAGAATGGAAAGACATCTGGTGGACAGAAATGTTCTTCGTTTTCTAGAATTAGTGATCAAGATAAATTACAGGGAATAGATATATTGGATGATTTGCAACCCAAAGTAAGCCAGAGAAAGCTGGTGAGAAATGTTTGCATCTCCCATAACAGTTCAGGGAGTTTAAAACAGCCAATAGAGGATGAACTGATGGAGATAGAGTTCGGAAGAGTGCCAAAGCCTAATAGGACATCAAATCAAATACACAATGTCAATCCTGATTCTAGAGGCAGAAGTGATGATGTCaagaaagggaaagggaaagcaAAAACTGATATTTATACAATGACAAATGGGCAACATGGTCAAGCTAATTTTCCATTGAGCAG GCTGGATTCTGGGAAAGATGTAGCTATTTATGGAGATAGCAACACTGATGTTTTGGGCTTTGAAGATCAAGGATGGAAGACAGAAGGTTGGAGAGAAAAGGAATCTACAGTGTCATCATTTAAGACTGCTAACATATGTGAGAGCGAAGCCTCTGGTCACCAATCTGATCAGAGTAATGTAGTTGCAATAGGAACTggtaatcattttaaaattttacttGATAATTCTGAATCATTTGCATTGCTTGAAACAAATTTAATCACAGAAAGACCTTCTGAGTCAGACCTGGAAAGCAGAAGAAAAAAGCAAACAGATAGGAAGCGGAAATATGGTTCATCTAGTAATTTTAATGGTGAAAGCTCTAGTTCAGTTCTTGATTGGCGATTCTCAAAATCGAGATCGACTAAAACTCATAATCCTCATGAACGTGGTATTATTTTGGGATCAGTTATAGAAGTTGATGAGCTGCATTCACCGGAAGCAAGATCTAGTAATCTTCAAGAACAAAGTCATAGTATTTTTGATAGTTGCAATGCAATGACTAGGCGGGTTGAGTCAGATGAGTTATTCGCTCAGCAACTTCAAGAGCAGCTTTATAATGAATCACCAGGAATCAGAAACAGGGAGGAG ATTGATGCATCAATAGCATGGTCCTTGCAGCAAGAGGAGAATGCTCGGCCTATGTCTTTACCTTCATGGCAAACTCAACGTAATCGT AGGGACAGGTTAATTACACGTCTGCATTCTCAACAACTACCTGGGAATTACTTGCCCCAGTCAGTAAATACTGCTCAATATGGATTATCAATGAGATCTGCACCATGGATGAGATATGTTGACTTTCCCGAAATGGATGTTAATATG GGTCTGAAAAGTCAAACCTCGGCCGAATCATTCGGTGTGGACTGGTTTTTTCTGAACTGGCTAAGTTTTG AGGTCTGA